The sequence aacaagctcgcgcccaactatcacaagagggagatccaaaaagccgtctcaagcaaaccaaaggaatgaagcggaggatggacaaagcgaaatagcaagacgaacagttgctaacaaatcacctattcctaccgaagggatggggaaaacatcgggATCTCAACCAATCCACGTcatgccattaccggagcacGCTATAATTACAAAGCCACATGTGGCCAAcgtagggttacccagaaccttagcccTTACgagacgagggttgggaaacctaactcccaTTCCGGTAGATCCAGACGCGCCAATTGTAGAGGAAGGAGTGTaaaactctgaagatccagctgacaacactcctcagggaggtggagcccacaacgaagaccaaatggcAGCACAAATAGCAACTTTGTTACTCCGTAAAAAGGAAACTGaagatgcaatgcacgagatgtcccaagagaaccagaatctcaaaggtatgctagacatacaaatcgaaggttcccaaactcaccctccgcaaaagaggcgtgaaaacggagctatctcaggaagacgaaggggggatctcaacccaccaaagacGAATCCACCTAAGGGAGCAAGGAAAGCGCACCATGATCCAGACGAGACGGATTCAACATACAAGTCCCCTCAAAGCTACTACGACGAATCATTgtccaaagatgctcacaatgtgagcatggtcatggagcaaatggagaaaatgcggaaggagacccaaggcctaaaaactggccacgcgGGTGTAAGACTAGAAGAAGTACTATAAGAGGCAACCACATCACcattatctttttgtattttgaGGGAAACAATCCCTCCGAAAttcccggtacctacgttccaagcatacaacggtacctcagatcccgcagcccatCTGTGGTATTACACTcatgtccttgcccattgggaaataAACGAAGTGGTACTTTGCAGGTACTTCCCAGCAAGCTTAACGGGATCAGCACTAACCTggatgacaacttaccagcaaactccattgactccttcgagcaattgtctacggtgttcttggagacatacatatacaacaaatcaacaaaggcagggttagataggctatttgctttagcaaTCGGACCCAGGGAGACACTCATGTAGTACATAGACAGGTGGGAAAAGACATGCCATGCAATCGGCAAAGTCAATCCAGAGATTAGCATAAACTGTTATAAGTACGAGCTCGATAGAACCTCagctatcttcgtggagcttcacaacagatccctcgattccgaaggcgagCTCAGGTTTTTCCAAGACCGTTATATCAggctcgaagaaatccagaaggacaaccccagggcacaagtaAAGACATCAACAGCTCCACAGCGAACCAACtccctggaaccaattccggagatgcCTAAGAGACAAAGCGAAATCGGGGGCAGgaccagctctcgagacaaacGATCCAAATACGGAGACGGAAAAGGAAGAAAAGTAAGAGAAGAATTTACAGATAAAGTTTACACAAAGTTGAATACAAATTTCTCTCACATCttaagcaaggagggagcaaagccaTGCTtcccttaccctaatactaagggaaagcagccagaAAAGACGAAGGAATCTAAGGAGTACTATGCGTACCACCAGTACTACGACCATCCCACCGATGCATGCTACCATCTACGCAATAAGATTCATTGACAAAGGTAAATTCATGGAGTATGTACTACCCCAGCCAGCAGAGACTGAGGAGAATccgaagaaaagggtagaactacctcaagatggcaaatacatcaacattaTCACTTTCTCTAGGGGAAGGCAAGACGAAGTACTCGAAGACatactcgagttagctcgaaatagaaagaagattgaatcccatgaagtgttcaagctaagtggaccacccactatcacttgggaggaatggatggccacgccattaaccttctcaacaaaggacgtcaaccaggaggttgaaatgcacaacgatccactagtgatcactcttccaatacatggatggaatgttacgaaggtcctcgtaGATGGGGGTAGTTCGTTAAATGTgttattttacgaaccctacctacgcatgggtttgacagcagagcaaatggattcttccacttgcactatatatggttttaacggagcagtctctaggccaaagggagaaatcgtcttgcaggtaAACGcatgacccttagtaaccaatacacgctTCTGTGTAGTCgacgcaccttcgccctacaatgtaatcatgggaaggctatgggtccatagattacgaggCATAGCTTTGACGTATCACCAATACCTACGTTTtcctacacccatgggtgaaatggaaatcaaaggcgaccagcaagacgcaaggctatgcaacttAGCGGAAATCAGGCTCAACGAAGAAAGAAAGGCTGCTCAACAGCATGAAAGAAAGAGACACAAGGCAAATACCAAGGAAGTGCAGAACGTAGCCCCCTCAGCACCCAAAGCCGTCTCAGCaccggagacaagcacctccgccacagAAAAGCACTTCTCCATTCTGCTCACCGATAGAACCAACAAAGCAagtcaacatcggaacggaggcagaaccaaaggTGTTAAACATCGGGACTTtacttgaagaagaagaggaagtgaAAATACAAAGGCTACTAAAAAACTATGCAGAtatctttgcatggtcaatggaggACATGCCAGGAATCgatccgaatttggtctcacaccaccttcggctcaaaccggaGATACCACCTTTGAAGAAACGCATACGTAAGGTGGCGGACATCTACCATGAAGGGGTAGAAAAGGAATTGCAAAATCTACTTAAagctggattcatacgagaagtcaaatatcacacatggatatccaacatggtcattgttccaaagaagAACGGAGGTGTACACATCTGTATAGATTTCAGCAATCTTAACAAAGCGTTCCCCAAAGACAGttacccactgccaaatattgaccaactggtcaacgcaaccgaaggtcaccaaagactatccttcatggatggatattcaggCTATAACCAGATAGCACTTGccgaagaagatcaggagcatattgcgttctttaccccacgaggcatgtattgctatacaaggatgccttttggactaaagaacgcgggggaaacataccaacgattagtagacaaaatcttcaagccatggataggaaAAATACTGTAGGTCAACatagacgacatgctcgtcaatagcaaagaagcaaaaaaccatctctcggacctaagggagatatttgaagccatgaggagctaccacatgaaggtgaacccggaaaaatgtacgttcggagttacctcaggaaaattcttgggttacttggtcaccaagcgaggaatcgaagtagaccctgaaagggtcagagcaataatggagatgccatctccgcAAACCCTAAAAGGAGTTCAAAAGATgaatggaattttagcttccatgggaagattcatatcaagatcatcagataaatgcaaatcattttttgacacactaaggaaaggaagcaggttcacatggaccgaagagtgcgaacaagcttttcgcaagatcaaagagtacttagtatcagtacccatcttgcagaagccggagccaggtgaaatacTCACCTTGTACCTAGcggcaacaagctacgctgtgagcgcagtatttGTAAGAGaccaagggaaaggagaaaagcccgtatactatatcagcaagacactcagtgcaGCGGAGCGAAACTAAACAaaggtggaacaactcatatataTGCCTTAATAGTGGCAACACAGAAGCTAAGGATATACTTCGATGCACACATCATCCGAGTTTTCACGAAGGcccaaataagtcaaatcctcgacatcacggagaagattggaagagtggcaaaatggaatgccatgatcaaacagtttcatATAATCTTTGAAACCAGGAAGGCGGAGAAATCACAAATTCTGGCGGACTTTTTGGCGTACCTACCTCTGAACGACGAAGAAGAGATAGACGATATCCCAGGGATGGAAGAAGAAAATACGGAACCCGAAGACCTCTTAGAACTGCAGAACTCAcaaaggtgggagatattcgtagatggctcctcaaaCGGAGAAGGCGCAGGAATAGGGATtgtgataacaacccctaccggagaccgactcatctatgcattcaggttagaattcgagcaatacactaacaacatcacggagtatgaggcagtcatacacggCCTACGCTTGGCATAGGAGCTGGTCTtgtcagatgttcgtttgacCAGTGACCcacaattggtcattagacaaatagagctCAAATATCAAACCTTAGATCCGATATTGTCTTCGTACCCAAAGCTAACGCAGGAGCATGCGGCAAAGATCAACAAAGTCACGTTCAGACATGTCTGCCGAAAGGACAAcaggcacgcagatgccttagcattcatatcatcaatgttgAAAGACATGAATACAAACTCAGTCCAAATTGGGAGGATTTATGATCCTTCGATAGACGGACTAGCCTCCGCCCCCGAAGAAGCCTTAGCCATCCAGATCagggccatgagggaagcagaaaaagaaaaagaagttgaaGGAATTGAAGAACCTGACAACGAAGCCGATGAATCTGATAAAGATCAACCCATGTCAGAAGGAAGTGATGAGGACGAAGCCGAAAATGATTGGAGAAttccaattcaccagtaccttgataAAGGTACCCTACCAGCAGACGTCAAAGAAGCCAgaaaactcgaatcaaaggcAACAGTGTACAACCTACGAGAcggaatactgtatagaaggtcatttcttggacctttgatgcgatGTCTCTCACAAACCAAAGGTAAAagaatactgcatgatatacacagcggagaagctggAAATCATAGCGGAAGAATATCCTTGgaaatcaaagccaaaatgcaaggatattattaGCTAAGAATGGACGAAGACGCAAAGAACGTAGCTAGgcgttgtgaaagatgccaacgctgcGTCAGGAATATTAAAGCACCAGCGACAGATCTTAACTCGGTCATCAGTCCATGGCCATTTgccaaatggggagttgacattattgtacccttgatagaggggatATCAAAAACAAGATATCTCATCGtagctacggattacttcaccaaatgggtggaagcaagggatTTGGCAAGAATCAGAGACACggatgtctttaaattcttgtttgagcaaatcatccGTAGGTTAGAAATACCAGTGGCCATAGTCTCCGACAATGGCAAACAGTTGGAAGGgaagaacatagacatgctctttaacgccttcaacattcagaaaaacaagtctactccgatatatcctaagagcaatggacaagcggaggccaccaataagacgatagcaatgaacctaaagaagaatatgggggcatacaagaaaagatggtgcgaacagCTACACAATTTCTTATGGGCCTACCGCACCACAAGAAGGGAAAccacgggagaaactccgttTTTGCTAActtacggagccgaagcagtcattccAACGGAGATATTGCTGCCAACAACCAAgacagaggcatgggaaaagaatctaACAACATACCTCATGCTAGAGAAGCTAGATGACCtcgaagaaaggcgggaagtagctttgcaaaggatggtgaaataccaacgaaggctggctcgtgaatacaacaaacgggtaattcctagaaactttgtggtggAGGAATACGTACTACgccaaataccaccatatcaaaggaagaaagagtggggaaagttgtctccgacatgggacggaccctacattaTATACGATAAGCCGGAAAGGGTTCATATTACCTAAGGAATCTCAAAGGAGAAATATTGCAACACCCATGGAATGCGATGTACCTAAAAAGTACTACCCTTAAGAGAAAggttatcactcaggagaagaagggaaaggGCAATGGCCCActatgttctatccctgatcaaaggtactacaaacctaactaatcaatgaaagaaactttttgctaagaaaaagtgcatgattgatcaaatacaaattgggttagaatagacaccctccgtcagaattgacgatgaggcaaggcacggcataactgcgcatatgtcaacctcggatcctaagggaaaatgaatcccactaaaaggcaaataataagcaatatatcccacaaagagagataccttgtcgaagtaaagcagccatcgcgctgaacgcgtagggttacaggaaaattattacccacgtaggaaccctcgccaccacggtaccttctggccaaaggatacttgggtaggatgatgaacaTTCCACCAAAGGATAAAAACACCTTAGCACCTTatgatgactcgaatgtgcaaaaCAATTAGACATAatacgtctatatatatatatatatatatatataaaggtactaaaataagtactaccaaaataaaactaacacatctcaaagttgcagatgacgaaggttcagaaataacgaagcattgtttcaaggaaaggagacaacaaaggctcctcagctgggggcataatacaacaaaggagTTAAGTCGAAAACAAGGCCAGCATAGCACAATCATGGGTAAGGAAGGCGAGGGAAGACAACACCCTCAGCTTGGATCTCAGCCTCCGCAAAAGCATTGTTAATATAGTCAATGGCAGAACGCTTGAACTGCGCCTCCATTTGGGAAGCTTGCACCGCTAGGTCTGAAGCCGATTTCTGACGAAGCTCCCTAATCTGAGCGCTAAgatgatcattagcttgctgaagcgcctcagctttaaacttagcagcagcatcaaactggAGAGATATCTCCAGCTGAGATATCTTGCCCTCAAGGAGGTTAATATTGGCGTTAGCACTCACCAACTGCTCTTGGAGGCCTGCAGACACAAAGGGTATCAGCAATAAGAACAAGGAGCTAAAGATACAAAGGATGCTACGGAAAAATAATTGTTCTAAGCTACCTACGGCATGgctaagggactcttctaaactatgttgagcctcatcTAGGTCCACCTCAGCAGCTTCAaggtcttccacaagggtatccttttccgtccgaagatcatcaacatctatccggagtgaagcattctcagaggacaaagcttggtacacattctctaattcttcaaacctttttactaaggatgcatgagacatggaataAGGCATGGAGATGGCTTcgataagtttgttcttaagggaACAGACCTCATAAGTCAAAACATTATGCTCCGCAATAACCTTACCTaaggaagcacaagcatcttcaaaatcggcATGATACTTCTTGCGGATAACTTCTTGAGCAGAAAGGCGGTTCTCAACTagggcaatatcctccttttgctttaaaatgagactctccttccaacAAAGAGCCTCGTCACATTCCTTACGGAGCAAAGCCATCTGCTTTACTAAATCTGCATTATGGGCAGACTCAAtggaaagttgggcctcattatgaacagttacgttcattagcctatcagacttcttttgataataccaaacgtcGGAGATTAACTTGGTCACTTGATCCCGTAGACGCCTAAGTTCACTAGAGCTGTcggctggcagacgaaggttgACTTAGGGCTATGAAACCAGAAAGTAAAGAAGAAGCTAAGGAGAAGGAGAAACGAACCTATGACTTTAGAAGACTCAGTGGCCAAGGCAGTATCTACAGCTTTATGACCATCCTCGGCAACCTTGGAAGCGTTGTTATCTCTCTCAAGAGACAATAAACAAACCTCCAGAGATCTCTGAGTCttcctcagatcatcctccaacgaagatatcttatcAGCAGAAGCGGCATCACTAGACGAAGGCTGTTGAGCGACAACAAGGGCATATTCTTGGCGAGCACGCTCCAACAGAGCACACAAATGAGTGCACTTAGCCTTATAAAACTTGAATAAGGTATAACCGAGATCGATCTGCTTACAAAGATACAAACAAAGCAATATGAGGGCAGACGAAATATTAaatcaagaagaaagaaaacaaggtAAGAATCGCTTAATGAAAACGCTGAAAGGCGAGGGAGGAAGTTggcgtaggtatccatgaaaTCCTCCATCTCTTGAATGCTACCCCTGAGGATCTCACCGAAGCTCTGACTGGAGCGGTGGCAATCAGGGTCAAAGAACAAGTCCTTGGCAGCACGGTTTGGGCAGACAGCACGTCAAGCTGCGAAGCTATCTCAAAAGAACTGCCAAGATGATGGTGATCAACTCCtacagaaaagggacccttggaatccCGCAGGATGGCCTCAAGAATACCATCATCATAACTACCTAAGCTCAAACTCTCCGGTAACCGACCCTGGTTAGGTTCAACAACTGCATCCTCGTTTGTTTGCACACGAGCGAGGGGCAAGCCATCTTAGCACTCACCACGACGAAGGGATGGCATGGTGGAAGAGCTAGGAACAGAGGGAGGAGCTTGAGAGCCGCCCAAATCCATGTCACCaacagaaggaagattacccagtacggtccaatctggtgacaaAGGTGGAGGTCCAACAGCTTTACTAAagggggcagtagaaacagactgagcactcTCTAGCGAGGAAGGagcagcattgaaggagaagttggctagtgaaatcacaaccttattCTTCTGCTGAGAATCTGAGCTACCAGCCCTAGCCGAAGGGGCAACAACCTTAGCAGACGAACCGCTAGACTGAAAAgaggtagcaggagacgaaggTAAGCTCTTGGAAGATACAACAGCAGCTCCAGTAGCAGCAGAAACAGTGGGAAAATCCTTgctaggagcagaaaacgaaggcatcttcaaagacAACGTAGGTGCAGGATCTTGAACACTAACAGGTTCGACCAACTGAGGACCGAAACCAACGagaaggttctcaccctcaacagAAGCAGCTCAGACTGGGCTAGGGTTATCCTTGGCAAAATCCTCCTAAATGTCATACAAATGAGGACTAAAACCAGTATCCTCGATgtcctccatatcttcatcaACAGGTCCCTCAACAGCGGCCTTAGGATCGTCATCCAAAGCATCAAAATCATTACGGTCTTCAATTTACCCTTCCGCTGAGAAGACTACATAGAAACACACACGTAAGCTAAGGATCAAGGGCAAGGTGCTAAGGATTATACGAGCACAAAggtatgatccttacctccgcaggcgtttcaaccaaagccttcctcttcctagtccttgtggccacagaattaccagcagagcctggagcggtcccagcagaagaagcaggggcagactgcaaaagaaaaccatcaaaacgaagaTATTAAAGTTAATAAAGGCATCTTAGTAGATGAAGATATTTAAACAGCAAAGGTACCTCATGAGAAGAAGCATGATTAAAAATCCAAGGTTGATATCCgtcatacttctcaggcaaagaACGAGCTGAACGAGGAACTAAAGGATCCTCAGTGGTAAAACCATaatcccaaggaccaactacacgaagaggagtatgatcccaacgatcatcatgatctAGACGGATGCGGTCATCCTTTGGCAAAGGCAGCCTAGCGGAATAAGGTatggtagtcaaaccagtcttatcaatctcctcaagCAAGCGAAGGTTGTTGCCTTCTCTAAGTTGCCTAGCGGTAACATGGATGCgacgaggaccaacactccaaggaagaagattactttTCTGAATTGCATCAGCATAtgtggcattgaagttggcaggggtataatcctcctgcttagaccttcattcagcaaaggggtcataggACTTCAAAGTGGTCTTTCCCTTGCTACGATACCAGCTTTCACGGAGAGCACGCCAataattaccagtatactggtaaACTCCTCGGATTTGGGTCTTATTCGCCGAGTCATCTCTAGTGGACAAGACGTCGtaatagaaaggatcctttctactatatagaggaagaagcatacctgcggccagttggccaacgctaatcaaaagatggttctcatcataaggaaaatcTCGAATGAGAGACTCGCTGAGAACATCGGGACCATTGACGAAGAAAATCTCAAACTTGTGAAGACGAAATGACTTAGCAATCTCAGGTAAAGATAGATGGGAATAGCTATCCTTGTCGCGAAGCGTCATCCTTTGCAgttcataatgaggaggaggagatGGAAGATCCTCAATGGAAAACTCTTCAGCCTCAGGCTTTGTATCCTCCTCAACATCCGTAGCCATATCAGCTCCCGCAGGCACCTCAGGatcctcaggaggaggagatggcgtagcatcaggatgatccattcgcggaggaggatcagtcgacgaagaCACCTTCGACCCCTTCCGCGTAGGTTTCTTTGGAAGACTCATTGTACCTGAAACCACCAGGCAGAACTTCTTCATCAACAATGGCGGCCGAAAACTTACAGTGCATTCAAAAGAAAATCAGGGGCAGAAACTGgaaactttgggcatgggttttctATAAACCAACCAAAAGGACCAGTTTGAACATGTCACGGTGCAAAAGAAAAAACCTTTGATCGCATGATCAAAGTTACAGGCGAGAAGCTATCATGCCGAAACCATTATCAGaaatcaaaatggaacaaaacccaagttcccataCGACATAAACAAGTGAAAAAAGGCAAGGATTTTTACATGCAAGCACAAGAAGTAAACATCAATGAATCTCCTATTCCAACAGCGATGCAACAGA comes from Papaver somniferum cultivar HN1 chromosome 7, ASM357369v1, whole genome shotgun sequence and encodes:
- the LOC113296015 gene encoding uncharacterized protein LOC113296015, giving the protein MNTNSVQIGRIYDPSIDGLASAPEEALAIQIRAMREAEKEKEVEGIEEPDNEADESDKDQPMSEGSDEDEAENDWRIPIHQYLDKGTLPADVKEARKLESKATVYNLRDGILYRRSFLGPLMRCLSQTKGKRILHDIHSGEAGNHSGRISLEIKAKMQGYY